One stretch of Rosistilla oblonga DNA includes these proteins:
- a CDS encoding SDR family NAD(P)-dependent oxidoreductase, whose amino-acid sequence MNTFSKLALSAAIGYTGLKITRAVARRKRNFAWQNKRVVISGGSRGLGLVIARQLADQGARIAITARGEGDLAAAADELRDRGAEVISQTCDVRQPEQVTRFIDQVVQRYGGVDVLINVAGIITVGPLEAMEFDDFADSMNTNCWGALHTSKAVLPHMRSAGWGRIVNIASLGGKRAVPHMLPYAASKFALVGLSNGMRAELKQENIFVTTACPGLMRTGSPRNANFKGQHRDEYAWFSIGDSLPVMSMDAATAATQILDACQQGRGEVFIHSPWNMTIALQNLCPELTQEILGMAATVLPKMGGIGRDSAKGHESQSAWSPSVLTTLTQRAAAMNNQL is encoded by the coding sequence ATGAATACATTTTCCAAGCTCGCTCTCTCTGCCGCCATTGGCTATACGGGACTCAAAATCACCCGAGCTGTTGCTCGCCGCAAACGAAACTTCGCCTGGCAAAACAAACGCGTCGTCATCAGTGGAGGTTCGCGCGGGCTTGGTTTGGTGATTGCCCGACAGCTGGCCGACCAAGGTGCTCGAATCGCGATCACCGCTCGCGGTGAAGGGGATCTTGCTGCTGCGGCGGACGAGTTACGCGATCGCGGTGCCGAGGTGATCTCGCAAACCTGTGATGTTCGCCAACCGGAACAAGTGACTCGCTTCATCGATCAAGTGGTTCAGCGTTACGGTGGCGTCGATGTCCTGATCAACGTTGCGGGGATCATCACGGTGGGCCCACTGGAAGCGATGGAGTTCGATGACTTCGCCGACTCGATGAACACAAACTGTTGGGGTGCATTGCACACGTCGAAGGCGGTGCTGCCGCACATGCGGTCCGCCGGATGGGGACGAATCGTCAACATCGCTTCGCTCGGCGGCAAGCGAGCCGTGCCACATATGCTCCCCTACGCCGCTAGCAAGTTTGCGTTGGTCGGACTCTCCAACGGGATGCGGGCGGAACTGAAACAAGAGAACATCTTTGTCACGACAGCCTGTCCCGGGTTGATGCGAACTGGGAGCCCACGGAACGCGAACTTCAAGGGCCAGCATCGCGACGAATACGCTTGGTTCAGTATCGGCGATTCTCTACCGGTGATGTCGATGGACGCTGCGACGGCGGCGACGCAGATCTTGGACGCATGCCAGCAAGGACGCGGCGAAGTCTTCATCCACAGTCCGTGGAACATGACGATCGCCCTGCAGAACCTGTGCCCCGAACTGACACAAGAGATCCTCGGCATGGCCGCGACGGTCCTTCCGAAAATGGGTGGCATCGGTCGCGATTCCGCCAAGGGGCACGAGAGCCAATCGGCATGGTCACCGTCGGTACTCACCACGCTGACGCAGCGTGCGGCCGCGATGAACAACCAGTTGTAA
- a CDS encoding DUF1593 domain-containing protein — protein sequence MKTPQHSQSISLAFLFVFVIGSSTAMAASPPGGALQGERPRLIVSTDIGGSDPDDFQSLVHLLLYADVLDLEGIIASPPGAGRTKDIIEVIDAYARDYAHLKAHSSDYPAPDAMRKIAKQGAHDKAPRKGWSQPTDGSRWIIERAHAADKRPLWILVWGSITDVAQAIHDDPSIKEHIRLYSIGSWNTVQDPAARDYLFEHHKDLWWIESDTTFRGMYMGGVQDGEWGNLQFVERNVKGHGALGDLFFQKKRDIKMGDTPSLLYLLRGDANDPTAPHWGGAYVATDHGKQYWTDNPDPGLSTGNRAGAKTVSNWRRAYLEDWKQRMDRATKP from the coding sequence TTGAAGACGCCCCAACACAGCCAGTCCATCTCGCTCGCCTTTCTGTTCGTTTTCGTCATCGGTAGCAGCACGGCGATGGCGGCTTCCCCGCCGGGAGGCGCTCTGCAGGGGGAACGTCCGCGTCTGATCGTCTCGACCGACATTGGCGGTTCCGATCCCGACGACTTTCAATCGCTGGTCCATCTGCTCCTCTACGCCGACGTTTTGGATCTGGAAGGTATCATCGCCTCTCCGCCCGGTGCGGGGCGCACCAAAGACATCATCGAAGTGATCGATGCTTATGCCCGTGATTACGCGCACCTCAAAGCTCATTCGAGCGACTATCCCGCTCCCGATGCGATGCGGAAGATCGCGAAGCAGGGGGCTCACGACAAGGCACCGCGGAAAGGCTGGTCCCAACCGACCGATGGCTCGCGATGGATCATCGAACGTGCGCATGCCGCCGACAAACGGCCGCTATGGATTCTGGTTTGGGGGAGCATCACCGACGTGGCTCAGGCGATCCACGACGATCCTTCGATCAAAGAACACATACGCCTCTATTCGATCGGATCTTGGAATACGGTGCAGGACCCGGCGGCTCGCGACTACTTATTCGAGCATCACAAGGACCTGTGGTGGATCGAGAGCGACACGACTTTCCGAGGCATGTACATGGGCGGCGTACAAGACGGAGAGTGGGGCAACCTTCAATTCGTCGAGCGGAACGTGAAGGGGCACGGCGCGCTCGGCGATCTCTTCTTCCAGAAGAAACGGGACATCAAGATGGGAGACACGCCTTCGCTGCTCTATTTGCTTCGCGGCGACGCCAACGATCCGACAGCGCCGCACTGGGGCGGCGCGTACGTAGCGACCGATCACGGCAAACAGTACTGGACCGACAATCCCGATCCTGGCCTGTCCACGGGCAACCGCGCCGGAGCCAAAACTGTCAGCAACTGGCGCCGCGCGTACCTTGAAGACTGGAAACAGCGAATGGATCGCGCGACGAAGCCCTAG
- a CDS encoding arylsulfatase: protein MRTSYRIVAIALALLASSIAQAAKPNIVFILVDDLGYGDLGCYGQQVIQTPRLDQMAAEGMRFTNFYAGNTVCAPSRSVLMTGQHMGHTHVRGNAGGPDMAIQSLRDEDITVAEVLKSAGYATGLCGKWGLGDDAPGGRSGLPRRQGFDYFYGYLNQVHAHNYYPEFLWRNEERVDLGNVVQSTGRLHGGFMGGWATKKVAYSHDLIADEALGFIKSNASTGENHKPFFLYLSLTIPHANNEAARGIGDGQEVPDYGIYADKDWPNPDKGQAAMITRMDADVGRLLDLLKQLDIDDETIVLFSSDNGPHAEGGQDPERFDPNGPLRGMKRDLTEGGIRVPLIVRWPGTTPPGSSSDHVGYFGDVMATAAELSGAQTPEGTDSISFVPTLTGHPELQQQHEYLYWEFYERGGKQAVRAKNWKAIRKPWMTGKTQLYDLSNDIGETNDVADANPEVVKQLEAMMTEAHVEHPNWTVRRRVPAKK from the coding sequence ATGAGAACCTCCTACCGCATCGTCGCCATCGCGTTGGCTCTTTTGGCATCGTCGATCGCGCAAGCCGCCAAGCCCAACATCGTCTTTATCCTCGTCGATGACCTCGGTTACGGCGATCTGGGCTGTTATGGACAGCAGGTGATCCAAACGCCACGGCTCGACCAAATGGCGGCTGAGGGGATGCGATTCACCAATTTCTACGCCGGCAACACCGTCTGTGCTCCGTCGCGAAGCGTGTTGATGACGGGCCAGCACATGGGGCACACGCACGTCCGCGGCAATGCAGGTGGCCCGGACATGGCAATCCAGTCGCTGCGAGATGAAGACATCACCGTGGCCGAAGTTCTGAAGTCAGCCGGCTACGCGACCGGTTTGTGCGGCAAATGGGGACTCGGCGACGACGCCCCCGGTGGACGGTCGGGGCTGCCGCGGCGACAAGGATTCGACTATTTCTACGGCTACCTCAATCAGGTTCACGCGCACAACTACTATCCCGAATTCCTCTGGCGGAACGAAGAACGCGTTGATTTGGGAAACGTCGTCCAATCGACGGGCCGTCTTCACGGAGGCTTCATGGGCGGTTGGGCGACCAAAAAAGTTGCGTACAGTCACGACCTGATCGCCGATGAGGCGTTGGGTTTCATCAAATCGAACGCCTCGACCGGTGAAAACCACAAGCCATTTTTCCTCTATTTGTCGCTGACGATTCCACACGCCAACAACGAAGCGGCGCGAGGGATCGGCGACGGCCAAGAGGTTCCCGATTACGGCATCTACGCCGACAAAGATTGGCCTAATCCCGACAAAGGCCAGGCTGCGATGATCACGCGAATGGACGCCGACGTCGGGCGGTTGCTCGATCTATTGAAGCAACTGGATATCGACGACGAGACCATCGTCCTCTTCTCCAGCGACAACGGGCCGCACGCCGAAGGAGGCCAGGATCCCGAGCGGTTCGATCCCAACGGTCCGCTGCGTGGAATGAAACGCGACCTGACCGAAGGCGGGATTCGCGTTCCGCTGATCGTTCGTTGGCCCGGCACGACACCGCCAGGTTCAAGTTCGGATCACGTCGGCTATTTTGGCGACGTCATGGCAACCGCGGCTGAGCTAAGTGGTGCGCAGACGCCCGAGGGAACCGATTCGATCAGCTTCGTTCCTACTCTCACCGGCCACCCGGAACTGCAACAGCAACACGAATACTTGTATTGGGAGTTTTACGAGCGCGGCGGCAAGCAAGCGGTCCGTGCCAAAAACTGGAAAGCGATCCGCAAGCCATGGATGACCGGAAAGACTCAGTTGTACGATTTGAGCAACGACATCGGAGAGACAAACGACGTGGCCGATGCGAATCCAGAAGTCGTCAAACAACTTGAGGCGATGATGACCGAGGCGCATGTCGAGCACCCTAACTGGACTGTCCGCCGCCGCGTTCCAGCGAAGAAGTGA
- a CDS encoding sulfatase, whose translation MNRLQRIAYAIACLLTVCCSPAAFADDRPPNVVVVFIDDMGYADPSCFGNPAMKTPNIDRLAAEGIRLTNFYVNSPICSASRVALTTGQYQQRYRIHSYFATRESNRQRKMPDWLDPTAPTLAKLLKSAGYATAHFGKWHMGGGRDVGDAPLPQAYGFDESLVSFEGLGDRILWQKTGNQEQSWKHGRGKILDLPKHKTTETYVDHAIDFMTKNRDQRFYLRVFPNDVHDRHLPSDEQRKKWEGASDNPPDVDFFAVLDETDRQIGRLLKTIDALELADDTLVLFTSDNGPTDWPRYYKDGHQPPGFTGPLRGRKWSLYEGGIRMPFIARWPGKIPAGATNDQTVMAAIDVLPTIAKLCGAGVDMDRADGLDMSAALLGKPTVRNRPIFWEYGVHGSIKPGTPENISPQLAMRQDDWKLLCNPDGSELKLFDLANDIGETENVAANHQQRTAEMQTQLLQWWSEMNTYYETKQ comes from the coding sequence ATGAATCGATTGCAACGGATCGCTTATGCGATCGCTTGCCTGCTTACTGTATGTTGCAGCCCGGCGGCGTTTGCTGATGATCGTCCGCCAAACGTCGTCGTTGTTTTCATCGACGACATGGGATACGCCGACCCGAGTTGTTTTGGCAATCCCGCGATGAAGACGCCCAACATCGATCGGTTGGCCGCCGAAGGGATTCGGTTGACGAACTTCTACGTCAATTCGCCGATCTGTTCGGCGTCGCGAGTCGCTTTAACAACCGGACAATACCAACAGCGGTATCGCATCCATTCGTATTTTGCCACGCGAGAATCGAATCGACAGCGGAAGATGCCCGACTGGCTCGATCCCACCGCGCCAACACTGGCCAAGCTTTTGAAGTCGGCCGGCTACGCGACAGCTCACTTTGGCAAATGGCACATGGGCGGAGGAAGAGACGTCGGCGACGCTCCGCTGCCGCAGGCGTACGGCTTTGACGAATCGTTGGTCTCTTTCGAAGGCCTCGGCGACCGGATTTTGTGGCAGAAGACGGGCAACCAAGAGCAGAGTTGGAAACATGGACGGGGCAAGATCCTCGACCTCCCCAAACACAAAACAACCGAAACCTACGTCGATCATGCAATCGACTTCATGACGAAAAATCGCGACCAACGGTTCTATCTTCGCGTCTTCCCGAACGACGTCCACGACAGGCATTTACCTTCGGACGAACAACGCAAGAAGTGGGAAGGTGCTTCGGACAACCCGCCCGATGTCGACTTCTTTGCCGTCCTCGATGAAACCGATCGGCAGATCGGCAGGTTGCTGAAAACGATCGACGCGTTGGAACTGGCCGACGATACGTTGGTTCTGTTCACCAGCGACAACGGGCCGACCGACTGGCCGCGATACTACAAAGACGGCCATCAACCGCCTGGCTTTACCGGGCCGCTGCGGGGACGCAAATGGAGTCTCTACGAAGGCGGGATCCGGATGCCTTTCATCGCCCGCTGGCCGGGAAAGATTCCTGCTGGTGCGACCAACGATCAGACCGTGATGGCAGCGATCGATGTGTTGCCGACGATTGCCAAGCTATGCGGCGCGGGAGTCGACATGGACCGTGCGGACGGACTGGACATGTCGGCGGCGCTGCTGGGCAAACCGACCGTGCGCAATCGCCCGATCTTCTGGGAATACGGAGTCCACGGCAGCATCAAACCGGGCACCCCGGAAAACATCAGCCCCCAGTTGGCGATGCGGCAGGACGACTGGAAACTGCTGTGTAATCCCGACGGCAGCGAACTAAAATTGTTCGACCTCGCCAACGATATCGGCGAGACGGAAAACGTCGCGGCGAACCATCAGCAGCGGACTGCGGAAATGCAGACGCAGTTGCTGCAATGGTGGAGCGAAATGAATACCTACTACGAGACCAAGCAATGA
- a CDS encoding sugar porter family MFS transporter: MNPRLFIWSLTSALAGFLFGFDTIVISGAEQDIQTQWRLDGMTHGLCMSAALWGTVLGAVFGGLPTERFGRRKTLLWIGCLYFVSAGGSALAGEQYTFMLARFIGGVGVGIATVASPLYIAEISPPGLRGRLAGMFQFNIVFGILVAFVSNYLIGNYVDAAVAWRWMLGVEAIPALIYTVMCFTIPESPRWLITHGGQRDAGREIFATVNPDLSEQQLTELVDSVQAGGGEASTKTPFFTGRLQKPITLAFLIAFFNQLSGINAILYFAPRIFEWTGLGESAALLQSVGIGITNLIFTYLGLWLIDRLGRRTLMLIGSCGYIVSLGLCTWAFWTETFQIVPACIFAFIAAHAIGQGAVIWVFISEIFPNRHRAAGQALGSSTHWLFAALLTLVFPTLAAQLPPAAIFGFFAGMMVLQLFWVKFFMPETKGVPLEEMQSRLGIREA; the protein is encoded by the coding sequence ATGAACCCACGGCTCTTTATCTGGTCACTGACGTCTGCGTTGGCAGGTTTCTTGTTTGGGTTCGATACGATTGTGATCTCGGGAGCCGAGCAGGATATCCAAACGCAGTGGCGTCTGGACGGGATGACACATGGGCTGTGCATGAGTGCGGCGCTCTGGGGGACTGTTTTGGGAGCGGTCTTTGGCGGGCTGCCGACCGAACGCTTTGGACGCCGTAAAACGTTGCTCTGGATCGGCTGCCTCTATTTCGTGTCGGCGGGCGGTTCGGCACTCGCCGGCGAACAATACACGTTCATGCTCGCCCGTTTCATCGGCGGCGTTGGTGTCGGCATTGCAACGGTCGCATCGCCACTGTACATCGCGGAGATCTCGCCACCGGGGCTGCGTGGGCGGCTTGCCGGTATGTTTCAGTTCAACATCGTCTTTGGGATTCTAGTCGCGTTTGTCTCCAACTATTTGATCGGCAACTATGTCGACGCGGCGGTCGCTTGGCGATGGATGCTGGGTGTGGAAGCGATCCCCGCGTTAATCTACACGGTGATGTGTTTTACGATTCCCGAGAGTCCCCGTTGGTTGATCACTCACGGCGGACAGCGCGATGCGGGAAGAGAGATCTTCGCAACGGTGAATCCCGACTTATCGGAGCAACAGTTGACGGAGCTTGTCGATTCGGTGCAAGCGGGTGGCGGCGAAGCGTCGACGAAAACGCCGTTCTTTACGGGCCGACTGCAGAAGCCGATCACACTCGCATTCCTGATCGCCTTCTTCAACCAGCTGTCCGGAATCAATGCGATTCTCTACTTCGCGCCGCGGATCTTTGAATGGACCGGGCTGGGCGAAAGCGCCGCGTTGCTGCAGTCCGTGGGGATCGGGATCACGAACCTGATCTTCACCTATCTCGGGCTGTGGTTAATCGATCGGCTGGGACGGCGGACGCTGATGCTGATCGGGTCGTGCGGCTACATCGTCTCGCTTGGACTGTGCACGTGGGCGTTCTGGACCGAAACGTTTCAGATCGTTCCGGCTTGCATCTTCGCCTTTATCGCCGCGCACGCGATCGGTCAGGGAGCCGTGATTTGGGTCTTCATTAGCGAGATCTTCCCGAATCGCCATCGCGCCGCGGGCCAGGCTTTGGGAAGCAGCACGCATTGGTTGTTTGCGGCGCTACTGACGCTGGTCTTCCCGACGCTCGCTGCCCAACTTCCACCGGCGGCGATCTTTGGGTTCTTCGCCGGAATGATGGTCTTGCAGCTGTTCTGGGTGAAGTTCTTCATGCCGGAAACCAAAGGCGTTCCGTTGGAAGAGATGCAGTCGAGGTTGGGGATTCGAGAGGCCTGA
- a CDS encoding ABC transporter permease gives MLLAQSDTAPVEGPVDPPQIALSIRGLCKDYRLSSETVHVLKGVQLEVPRGDYVAIMGPSGSGKSTLLNLLGGLDTPTSGQYLIGDCDVAKLSDDELSAIRAKRIGFVFQAYNLLPQLDVLENIEVPLAYSGGISASDRERSQALADLVGLGQRCEHRPTELSGGQQQRAGIARSLINHPEFILADEATGNLDTATTEEILELFEELNQQGATIVMVTHEEEVAQRARRIVRLRDGVVELDQRLRDPAPPAEATDVVDAPLHRTRPSQLRMRMRDVRVGLKTLLMHPLRSMLTVLGIFIGVASVIWLLAISEGIAAKANQQIEELGANNIILTTARPPADELQGKRVYYYGLTEQDWHHLETSIPSVDLAIPFYRRSGREFRYLDRMMMGEINACTPDYKDLYRLELVSGRFLIDRDIETGANVCVLAKEVADTLFKHEDPIGKSIHVIDDYFRVVGVAASREDLDSVEETSNKQKFSDNVYIPLETYWIRFGEVTSRGNNGSRALSQITLRLKDQRDAVATGHAIEQALGRTHLFADFTVGVPLKLLEQAQNTRLMFMAMMGLLAGISLVVGGIGIMNIMLATVTERTREIGIRRALGARRRDITRQFLIETVLLSVGGGITGILGGLTCEKVLDLFRWTLQKAMPEMMDSLPEVVLTMQPVIIPWSIPIAFGISVAVGVTFGLYPALRAAKMNPIEALRHVG, from the coding sequence ATGCTGCTCGCTCAATCCGACACCGCACCTGTTGAAGGTCCCGTCGATCCGCCGCAGATCGCGCTCAGCATCCGCGGACTCTGCAAGGATTATCGCTTAAGCAGCGAGACGGTACACGTCCTCAAAGGCGTCCAACTGGAGGTCCCCCGCGGCGATTATGTGGCTATCATGGGCCCCTCGGGATCGGGCAAAAGCACGCTTCTAAATCTTCTCGGCGGCCTCGACACACCCACCTCAGGCCAATACCTGATCGGCGATTGTGACGTCGCGAAACTGAGCGACGACGAATTGTCGGCGATCCGAGCCAAACGGATCGGGTTTGTCTTTCAAGCCTACAACCTGCTGCCTCAGTTGGATGTGTTGGAGAACATCGAGGTCCCGCTGGCCTACAGCGGCGGGATCAGCGCATCGGATCGTGAGCGCAGCCAAGCGCTTGCCGACCTGGTGGGACTGGGCCAACGCTGCGAGCACCGCCCGACCGAACTCTCCGGCGGACAACAGCAGCGAGCTGGCATCGCCCGCAGCTTGATCAATCACCCCGAATTCATCCTCGCCGACGAAGCGACAGGCAACCTGGACACCGCGACGACCGAGGAGATCCTCGAGTTGTTCGAGGAGTTGAATCAACAGGGGGCCACGATCGTGATGGTCACCCACGAGGAAGAGGTCGCTCAACGCGCCCGCCGGATCGTTCGGCTGCGCGATGGCGTCGTCGAACTCGACCAACGACTCCGCGATCCCGCACCGCCCGCTGAAGCGACCGACGTCGTCGACGCGCCGCTGCATCGCACGCGCCCGTCGCAACTGCGGATGCGGATGCGAGACGTCCGCGTGGGACTCAAAACGCTGTTGATGCATCCGCTGCGTTCGATGCTGACGGTGCTGGGAATCTTCATCGGCGTCGCCAGCGTGATCTGGTTGCTGGCGATCAGCGAAGGGATCGCGGCGAAAGCGAACCAACAAATCGAAGAACTTGGCGCGAACAACATCATCCTGACAACCGCTCGCCCGCCCGCCGACGAATTGCAGGGCAAGCGGGTCTACTATTATGGACTCACCGAACAGGACTGGCATCATCTGGAGACTTCGATCCCGTCGGTCGATCTTGCGATTCCCTTCTACCGCCGATCGGGACGTGAATTCCGCTATCTCGACCGGATGATGATGGGCGAGATCAACGCCTGCACCCCCGATTACAAAGACCTCTACCGGTTGGAACTGGTCTCGGGGCGATTCCTGATCGACCGCGATATCGAGACCGGAGCCAACGTTTGCGTCTTAGCAAAAGAAGTCGCCGACACGCTGTTCAAACACGAAGATCCGATCGGAAAGTCGATCCACGTAATCGACGACTACTTCCGCGTCGTTGGCGTCGCCGCGTCGCGCGAGGACCTCGACAGCGTCGAAGAGACAAGCAACAAGCAGAAATTTTCGGACAACGTTTACATCCCACTGGAAACGTATTGGATCCGCTTTGGCGAAGTCACATCGCGCGGCAACAACGGCAGCCGCGCGCTGTCGCAAATCACGCTGCGATTGAAGGATCAACGCGACGCCGTCGCCACCGGGCACGCGATCGAACAAGCGCTCGGCCGCACGCATCTGTTTGCCGATTTCACCGTCGGCGTCCCGCTGAAGCTGCTCGAACAAGCCCAGAACACGCGGCTGATGTTCATGGCGATGATGGGCCTATTGGCTGGGATCTCGCTGGTCGTCGGCGGCATCGGCATCATGAATATCATGCTCGCCACGGTCACCGAACGAACTCGAGAGATCGGAATCCGCCGAGCCCTCGGTGCGCGGCGACGCGACATCACCCGGCAGTTCCTGATCGAGACGGTGCTGTTGTCCGTCGGTGGCGGGATCACCGGGATCCTGGGCGGCCTGACCTGCGAAAAAGTCCTCGACCTGTTCCGTTGGACTCTTCAAAAAGCGATGCCTGAGATGATGGATTCGCTGCCCGAAGTTGTGCTCACGATGCAACCGGTGATCATCCCCTGGTCGATCCCGATCGCGTTTGGGATCTCCGTCGCCGTCGGCGTGACGTTTGGGCTCTATCCAGCATTGCGAGCTGCCAAGATGAACCCCATCGAAGCACTGCGACACGTCGGATAA
- a CDS encoding efflux RND transporter periplasmic adaptor subunit, whose protein sequence is MQMQNSKRQRRGSASTTIFAATLGMFLVCGVVGQFFGSMVDSVKGFFVEAPKPVYLTTTATMEPFVHTVLERGEVESSSNIEVRCEVNRRSGSAGTNIIEIVPEGTWVEAGDFLVRLDDSALQTQLIQQQIVCSNSESAVIEAQAKVDSTKLELSEYEEGTFKEKLAQQQSEVFVAQENKRRAEEYLDYSKRLAERGYIPEAQLEADTFAVEKARNELGVAETKLAVLNTFTKEKMLTQLRAEIRTAESRLQSRTKTWELDKVQLEEIEDQIEKCRIWAPVAGQVVYANNQTRSANKIMIEEGMPVRERQTIINLPDPKKMRVKTLVHESRIGHVRPGLTAELMLDAMPDLSLTGKVTTVSEYPLPAISVYMSHVKEYVVEVEITDPPRDLRPGMTAEVNILVQRIDQALQVPIEAVIEREGQYFCALPNEDGTLETREVVVGTTNETNLVIESGLSANEEVVLNVRTEQVMEQMDLPSLETS, encoded by the coding sequence ATGCAAATGCAAAACAGCAAACGCCAGCGGCGCGGTTCGGCAAGTACCACCATCTTTGCAGCAACCCTGGGCATGTTCCTGGTCTGCGGAGTGGTCGGCCAGTTCTTCGGTAGCATGGTCGATTCGGTGAAAGGCTTTTTTGTCGAAGCTCCCAAGCCGGTCTACCTCACAACAACAGCTACCATGGAACCGTTTGTGCACACGGTGCTCGAACGGGGCGAAGTCGAAAGTTCCAGCAACATCGAGGTCCGCTGCGAAGTCAATCGCCGCTCGGGTTCCGCCGGCACTAACATCATCGAGATCGTTCCCGAGGGAACATGGGTCGAAGCTGGTGACTTCTTGGTCCGCTTGGACGATTCAGCGCTGCAGACCCAATTGATCCAACAACAGATCGTCTGCAGCAACAGCGAATCGGCGGTGATCGAAGCTCAGGCGAAAGTCGATTCGACCAAGTTGGAATTGAGCGAATACGAAGAGGGAACGTTCAAAGAGAAGTTGGCTCAACAGCAGAGCGAGGTTTTTGTCGCTCAAGAAAACAAACGCCGCGCCGAGGAGTACCTCGATTACAGCAAGCGTCTGGCCGAGCGGGGTTACATTCCCGAAGCTCAATTGGAAGCCGATACGTTTGCCGTCGAAAAGGCTCGCAACGAACTGGGCGTTGCCGAAACGAAACTCGCCGTTTTGAACACCTTCACGAAAGAGAAGATGTTAACTCAGTTGCGAGCCGAAATTCGGACCGCCGAATCGCGTTTGCAATCGCGAACCAAGACCTGGGAACTCGACAAGGTCCAGCTCGAAGAGATCGAAGACCAAATTGAGAAGTGCCGCATTTGGGCTCCCGTCGCCGGACAGGTTGTCTACGCGAACAATCAGACCCGCAGTGCCAACAAGATCATGATCGAAGAGGGGATGCCGGTTCGCGAACGGCAAACGATCATCAATCTCCCCGATCCCAAAAAGATGCGTGTTAAGACGTTGGTCCACGAATCGCGGATCGGACACGTTCGCCCCGGGCTGACCGCCGAACTGATGCTCGATGCGATGCCCGACCTCTCTCTGACCGGCAAGGTGACGACGGTCAGCGAATATCCGTTGCCCGCGATCAGCGTCTACATGTCGCACGTCAAGGAATATGTCGTCGAGGTCGAGATCACCGATCCACCGCGCGACTTGCGTCCGGGAATGACAGCCGAAGTCAACATCCTTGTGCAACGGATCGATCAAGCGTTGCAAGTTCCAATCGAAGCGGTGATCGAGCGCGAAGGGCAATACTTCTGTGCACTGCCAAACGAAGATGGAACGCTGGAAACGCGTGAGGTTGTCGTCGGCACGACCAACGAAACCAACCTGGTCATCGAATCGGGTTTGTCCGCTAATGAAGAGGTCGTGCTCAACGTGCGAACCGAACAGGTAATGGAACAGATGGATCTGCCTAGCCTCGAAACTTCGTGA